In Passer domesticus isolate bPasDom1 chromosome 1, bPasDom1.hap1, whole genome shotgun sequence, one DNA window encodes the following:
- the TRA2A gene encoding transformer-2 protein homolog alpha isoform X4: MSNRRRHTGSRANPDPNTCLGVFGLSLYTTERDLREVFSRYGPLTGVNVVYDQRTGRSRGFAFVYFERIDDSKEAMEHANGMELDGRRIRVDYSITKRAHTPTPGIYMGRPTHSGGGGGGGAGRRRDSYYDRGYDRGYDRYEEYDYRYRRRSPSPYYSRYRSRSRSRSYSPRRY; encoded by the exons GCTAATCCAGATCCTAATACCTGTCTTGGAGTGTTTGGTCTCAGTTTGTACACTACTGAGAGGGATTTGCGCGAAGTCTTCTCCCGTTACGGACCTCTCACTGGTGTCAATGTGGTTTACGATCAACGGACTGGACGGTCAAGAGGATTTGCTTTCGTTTATTTCGAGAGAATTGATGACTCTAAAGAG GCAATGGAGCATGCAAATGGAATGGAGCTGGATGGCAGGAGGATTCGAGTGGATTATTCAATCACCAAAAGAGCACATACACCCACCCCGGGCATCTACATGGGCAGGCCAACACA CAGTGGAGGAGGTGGCGGTGGCGGAGCGGGTCGTCGCCGAGACTCATATTATGATAGGGGGTATGACAGAGGATATGACAGATATGAAGAATATGACTACAGATACAG GAGACGATCACCATCGCCTTATTATAGTCGATACCGATCACGATCAAGATCCCGTTCCTATAGTCCAA GGCGCTACTGA